The following proteins are co-located in the Pedobacter frigiditerrae genome:
- a CDS encoding DUF5007 domain-containing protein, translating into MNNRKYLSLMGLMLLSIALITACKKNIPDERLSLGKDSQFTISTYQPVLGRNTLFSDNFFVGSSSVPLDFKIVNMRRFTGEPAPELTEYFPVQVWKSAYDGTEKSIAEIEAKRKTENHQLFEIRQHSGQFLMWNRANSNFVRAQPDSGYVFDVEVSNSGGRRYFKDMKLRPFKERPFEPSNLNPTTGQAISTGVFPSLISNIRGEKTGRFLFDVEVQFKKNNAPGNSLSFKFIDSLQQVIDPNKFAATDWANLVHGFNMVKNSDSVKYEVAYPIPLAAYPTKYTTATGQQARAVFRYNRQGFGNVMETGLLGMNFNIFEQGNWTIIFWFRTERPKFTNE; encoded by the coding sequence ATGAACAATAGAAAATATTTATCATTAATGGGCTTAATGCTTTTAAGTATCGCATTAATCACAGCTTGTAAAAAGAACATTCCAGATGAAAGATTGTCATTAGGAAAAGATTCTCAATTTACAATATCAACTTACCAACCAGTATTAGGACGTAATACGCTATTCTCTGATAATTTCTTTGTTGGAAGTTCGTCTGTTCCACTAGATTTTAAAATCGTGAATATGCGCAGGTTTACTGGAGAGCCAGCTCCAGAATTAACAGAATATTTTCCTGTGCAAGTTTGGAAATCAGCGTATGATGGAACTGAAAAATCTATAGCAGAAATTGAAGCCAAACGTAAAACAGAAAACCACCAATTATTTGAAATCCGCCAACATTCTGGCCAGTTTTTAATGTGGAATAGAGCTAATTCGAATTTTGTGAGAGCGCAGCCAGATTCTGGTTATGTGTTTGATGTTGAGGTTTCTAACTCTGGCGGTCGTCGTTATTTTAAGGATATGAAATTGAGGCCATTTAAAGAACGCCCTTTTGAACCATCAAACTTAAACCCAACCACTGGCCAAGCTATTAGTACTGGAGTATTTCCATCCTTAATAAGTAACATTAGAGGCGAGAAAACGGGGCGGTTTTTATTTGATGTAGAAGTACAATTTAAAAAGAATAACGCTCCAGGTAATTCATTGTCTTTCAAGTTTATAGATTCATTACAGCAAGTTATTGATCCGAATAAATTTGCTGCAACAGATTGGGCAAATTTAGTGCATGGTTTTAACATGGTTAAAAATAGTGATTCTGTGAAATATGAGGTGGCTTATCCAATTCCGTTAGCGGCCTATCCAACAAAATACACAACCGCTACTGGTCAGCAGGCGAGGGCAGTTTTTAGATACAATCGTCAAGGTTTCGGCAATGTCATGGAAACTGGGTTATTAGGGATGAACTTTAACATTTTCGAACAGGGTAATTGGACAATCATATTCTGGTTCAGAACTGAACGTCCAAAATTCACTAATGAATAA